The Clostridia bacterium genome contains the following window.
CTAAATACCCAGGAAAAGCTGGAGATCGCCCAGCAGCTAGCCCGGCTGGGAGTGGACGTGATCGAAGCCGGCTTTCCCATTGCGTCCCCGGGCGATTTCGAAGCTGTGAAGGCCATTGCCCAAAATGTGCAGGGCCCGATAATTGCTGCCTTGGCTCGGGTCAACCCCCAGGACATCGATCGGGCCTGGGAGGCGGTCAAGTATGCCCGCCGGCCGCGGCTGCACGTGTTCATCGCTACTTCGGACATCCACCTCCGTTATAAGCTCCGCCTTTCCCGGGAGGAAGTGCTGGAGCGGGCGGTGGCAGGAGTCAAGCGGGCCAAAGGTTACTGCGAGGATGTGGAGTTTTCCACTGAGGATGGTTCTCGCACCGACTTGGACTTTATGTGCCAGATCCTCGAGGCCGCCATCGAAGCTGGGGCCACCGTGGTTAATATCCCCGACACGGTGGGCTACGCTACCCCGGAGGAATTTGGCCGCTTCATCGCTACCATCCGCCAGCGGGTACCCAATATTAATAAGGCCATCGTCAGCGTTCACTGCCACGACGACTTGGGGATGGCGGTGGCTAATTCCTTGGCCGGGGTACTGAACGGAGCCGAGCAAGTGGAGGGCGCCATTAACGGCATCGGGGAGCGAGCCGGCAATACCGCCCTGGAGGAAGTGATTATGGCCCTCCACACCCGGCGCGATTTCTACGGGTTTGAGACCGGGATCCGGACTGAGGAGATCTACCGGACCAGCAAGCTGGTCAGCGCCCTGACCGGCATGCCCATCCAAC
Protein-coding sequences here:
- a CDS encoding 2-isopropylmalate synthase yields the protein MGKRIYIFDTTLRDGEQSPGVSLNTQEKLEIAQQLARLGVDVIEAGFPIASPGDFEAVKAIAQNVQGPIIAALARVNPQDIDRAWEAVKYARRPRLHVFIATSDIHLRYKLRLSREEVLERAVAGVKRAKGYCEDVEFSTEDGSRTDLDFMCQILEAAIEAGATVVNIPDTVGYATPEEFGRFIATIRQRVPNINKAIVSVHCHDDLGMAVANSLAGVLNGAEQVEGAINGIGERAGNTALEEVIMALHTRRDFYGFETGIRTEEIYRTSKLVSALTGMPIQPNKAVVGKNAFAHESGIHQDGVLKERTTYEIMNPAMIGLIQNNIVLGKHSGRHAFKERLGQLGFVLSDADLDRAFARFKDLADRKKEITDRDLEAIVENEIRTIPEYFALVDLHISTGTKVVPTATIGLRVGEEVYEEAACGEGPVDA